The following proteins are encoded in a genomic region of Gammaproteobacteria bacterium:
- a CDS encoding TlpA disulfide reductase family protein, with product MRNKFLLMTAVLAAAIGAFSAWYFQQHLGGAPGAGAGSAAPPVGMARPDFQLRDLDNRMTPLSTWDGQVVLFNFWAAWCPPCRREIPEFSEVREFYREDGFEVVGIAIDDEENIRKFLANLPDVRYPQLIGFNDAVQLGRALGNRTGGLPYSVLVDRGGVIRFAKAGELSKAELIERVEALL from the coding sequence ATGCGCAACAAGTTTCTGCTGATGACGGCGGTGCTGGCCGCCGCCATCGGCGCTTTTTCGGCCTGGTATTTCCAGCAGCACCTGGGCGGCGCGCCCGGCGCGGGCGCCGGTTCGGCGGCGCCGCCGGTCGGCATGGCGCGCCCGGACTTCCAGTTGCGCGACCTCGACAACCGGATGACGCCGCTGTCCACCTGGGACGGGCAGGTGGTGCTGTTCAACTTCTGGGCGGCGTGGTGCCCGCCGTGCCGGCGCGAGATTCCGGAGTTCAGCGAGGTGCGCGAGTTCTACCGCGAAGACGGCTTTGAGGTGGTCGGCATCGCGATTGACGACGAGGAGAACATCCGCAAGTTTCTGGCCAACCTGCCGGATGTGCGCTACCCGCAACTGATCGGCTTCAACGATGCCGTCCAGTTGGGCCGCGCGCTCGGCAACCGCACCGGCGGCCTGCCTTACAGCGTGCTGGTGGACCGCGGCGGCGTTATCCGCTTTGCCAAGGCCGGCGAATTGTCAAAGGCCGAATTGATTGAGCGCGTTGAAGCGCTGCTGTAA
- the aroQ gene encoding type II 3-dehydroquinate dehydratase, translating into MRKLLLINGPNLNLLGRREPEIYGTLTLDDIVAGATAVARKNDAELSHLQSNSESEIVERIQQTMNDGTQFLIINPGAFTHTSVAMRDALLAVSMPFIEVHLSNVYSREEFRRRSYLSDIAIAVISGAGAKGYELAVLAALDQLGRG; encoded by the coding sequence ATGCGAAAACTGCTGCTAATCAACGGCCCCAACCTGAATTTGCTGGGGCGGCGCGAGCCTGAAATCTACGGCACGCTGACGCTGGACGACATTGTCGCCGGCGCCACCGCAGTCGCCAGAAAAAACGACGCCGAATTGTCGCACCTCCAGTCCAACAGCGAGAGCGAAATCGTTGAGCGCATTCAGCAAACGATGAACGACGGCACCCAGTTTCTGATTATCAACCCGGGCGCGTTCACGCACACCAGCGTCGCAATGCGCGACGCGCTGCTGGCCGTTTCCATGCCGTTCATTGAAGTCCACCTGTCCAATGTGTACTCGCGCGAGGAGTTTCGCAGGCGCTCCTACCTGTCCGACATCGCCATCGCCGTCATCTCCGGCGCCGGCGCAAAAGGCTACGAACTGGCGGTGTTGGCCGCCCTCGACCAACTCGGGAGGGGATGA
- the accB gene encoding acetyl-CoA carboxylase biotin carboxyl carrier protein, whose translation MDIRKVKKLIELLEESGVAEIEIKEGEESVRISRASSAAQAAPAFVQPVAAAPVAAAPAQAAPAPEAPPADEPAAEPGHAVESPMVGTFYRAPSPDADPFIEEGATVAAGDTLCIIEAMKMMNRIEAPVAGVVKKILAADGDPVEFGQRLVVIDA comes from the coding sequence ATGGACATTCGCAAGGTCAAGAAACTGATTGAATTGCTGGAGGAGTCCGGCGTCGCCGAGATTGAGATCAAGGAAGGCGAGGAGTCGGTGCGTATCAGCCGCGCGAGCAGCGCCGCGCAGGCGGCGCCGGCGTTTGTGCAGCCGGTGGCGGCGGCGCCGGTGGCGGCGGCGCCGGCACAGGCCGCGCCCGCGCCCGAAGCGCCGCCGGCGGACGAACCCGCCGCCGAGCCGGGGCACGCCGTTGAATCGCCGATGGTCGGCACCTTCTACCGCGCGCCGTCGCCCGACGCCGACCCGTTCATTGAGGAAGGCGCGACGGTGGCGGCGGGCGACACGCTGTGCATCATCGAGGCGATGAAAATGATGAACCGCATCGAGGCGCCGGTCGCCGGCGTCGTGAAGAAAATACTGGCCGCCGACGGCGACCCCGTTGAGTTCGGCCAGCGGCTGGTTGTGATTGACGCCTGA
- the accC gene encoding acetyl-CoA carboxylase biotin carboxylase subunit gives MLDKVVIANRGEIALRILRACRELGIKTVAVYSQADIDLMHVKLADESVCIGPPEPAKSYLNIPAILSAAEVTDAVAIHPGYGFLSESADFAEQVESSGFVFIGPSADAIRLMGDKVSAKRAMHKAGVPCVPGPDKVLGDNADKNLALAREIGYPVILKAAAGGGGRGMRVIHAEGALLNAIQLVRTEAKAAFGDGGIYMEKFLEKPRHVEFQVLADGHGDVIHLGERDCSMQRKHQKVVEEAPAPGITDEQRRDMGDKVCEACRQIGYRGVGTFEFLYDEGCFYFIEMNTRVQVEHPVTEMVTGVDIVHQQMRVAAGEKLGLRQQDIRLNGHAIECRINAENPKNFHPSPGAIERSHFPGGPGIRVDSHLYDGYRVPPFYDSLIGKLIAHGADRNSAMKRMQNALDEIFITGIDTNLALHRQIIDDSAFAAGGLDIHYLERKHPHYNL, from the coding sequence GTGCTCGACAAAGTTGTCATCGCCAACCGCGGGGAAATCGCGCTGCGGATTCTGCGCGCGTGCCGCGAACTCGGCATCAAGACCGTCGCCGTCTATTCGCAGGCCGACATTGACCTGATGCATGTCAAACTGGCCGACGAGTCGGTCTGCATCGGCCCGCCGGAACCGGCCAAAAGTTACCTGAACATCCCGGCCATCCTCAGCGCCGCCGAGGTCACCGACGCCGTCGCGATACATCCGGGCTACGGCTTTCTGTCCGAAAGCGCCGACTTCGCCGAGCAGGTTGAATCAAGCGGCTTTGTCTTCATCGGCCCGTCCGCCGACGCCATCCGCCTGATGGGCGACAAGGTCTCGGCCAAGCGGGCGATGCACAAGGCCGGTGTTCCGTGCGTGCCGGGGCCGGACAAGGTGCTCGGCGACAACGCCGACAAAAACCTCGCGCTGGCGCGCGAAATCGGCTACCCGGTGATCCTGAAGGCCGCCGCCGGCGGCGGCGGGCGCGGCATGCGCGTGATTCACGCCGAGGGCGCGCTGCTGAACGCCATTCAACTGGTGCGAACCGAGGCCAAGGCCGCCTTCGGCGACGGCGGCATCTACATGGAGAAGTTTCTGGAAAAGCCGCGCCATGTTGAATTCCAGGTGCTGGCCGACGGCCACGGCGATGTCATTCATCTCGGCGAGCGCGACTGTTCAATGCAGCGCAAGCACCAGAAAGTCGTGGAAGAGGCGCCGGCGCCGGGCATCACCGACGAACAGCGCCGCGACATGGGCGACAAGGTGTGCGAGGCGTGCCGCCAGATCGGCTACCGCGGCGTCGGCACTTTTGAGTTTCTCTACGACGAGGGCTGTTTCTATTTCATTGAAATGAACACGCGCGTGCAGGTGGAACACCCGGTTACCGAGATGGTGACCGGCGTGGACATCGTCCACCAGCAGATGCGCGTCGCGGCGGGCGAGAAACTCGGCCTGCGCCAGCAGGACATCCGCCTCAACGGCCACGCCATTGAATGCCGCATCAACGCCGAGAACCCGAAGAATTTCCACCCGTCGCCCGGCGCCATTGAACGCTCGCACTTCCCCGGCGGCCCCGGCATCCGCGTGGACTCGCACCTCTACGACGGCTACCGCGTGCCGCCGTTCTACGATTCGCTGATAGGCAAGTTGATCGCGCACGGCGCCGACCGCAACAGCGCGATGAAGAGAATGCAAAACGCGCTCGACGAGATTTTCATCACCGGCATTGACACCAACCTTGCGCTGCACCGCCAGATTATTGACGACTCCGCGTTCGCCGCCGGCGGCCTTGACATTCACTACCTTGAAAGAAAACACCCGCATTACAACCTGTGA
- a CDS encoding DUF3426 domain-containing protein: MKKSEFRIHASDVNAAIVARNRRALVRRPGFVSWLALAVFAVLAAGSAFVALELPVQIPDTPSTPLLRQVCARVDCGFPSESPSIVLEDMRLSDVVMRAAAQPGALAFNAVIVNTAGRAQPWPALVFQLFDGAGRFLEKRRLEGADYASRDALPANAPLAVAITLDKVPPEAVQYSVTPTPSARRR; encoded by the coding sequence ATGAAAAAGTCTGAATTCAGGATACATGCGAGCGATGTCAACGCCGCGATTGTCGCGCGCAACCGGCGCGCGCTCGTGCGCCGCCCCGGTTTTGTGTCGTGGCTCGCGCTCGCCGTGTTCGCGGTGCTGGCGGCGGGCAGCGCGTTTGTCGCGCTGGAACTGCCGGTGCAAATCCCCGACACCCCCTCAACGCCGCTGCTGCGCCAGGTGTGCGCGCGCGTGGATTGCGGCTTTCCGTCCGAATCGCCGTCCATCGTGCTGGAGGACATGCGCCTGTCGGATGTCGTGATGCGCGCCGCCGCGCAGCCCGGCGCGCTGGCGTTCAACGCCGTCATCGTCAACACCGCGGGCCGCGCGCAGCCGTGGCCGGCGCTGGTGTTTCAACTGTTTGACGGCGCCGGGCGGTTTCTGGAAAAGCGCCGCCTGGAAGGCGCCGACTACGCGAGCCGCGACGCCCTGCCGGCGAACGCGCCGCTTGCCGTCGCCATCACGCTCGACAAGGTGCCGCCGGAAGCGGTGCAGTACTCGGTAACGCCGACGCCGTCCGCACGGCGGCGGTAA
- a CDS encoding thiol:disulfide interchange protein DsbA/DsbL — protein sequence MKARTMAFAANGRAVCDGLVAAWMKAACAMLFALAAPAAFAQDFIEGQHYQRLEQPQPTETGDKVEVREFFWYGCPHCYVLEPYLDNWQVPESAEFIRTPATFNELWATHARVYYVLQEMKKLDELHAVFFDALHKRKLRLTDAASIARFFEGHGIAADKFQSAWRSFLVDTKVGKADKAVRAYGLKSVPSFVVNGKYLVSPSTVTSYAQFIDVLDYLIALEAR from the coding sequence GCGCGGACGATGGCGTTTGCGGCGAACGGCAGGGCGGTGTGCGACGGCCTCGTTGCCGCATGGATGAAAGCGGCGTGCGCGATGTTGTTTGCACTGGCGGCGCCGGCGGCGTTTGCACAGGACTTTATTGAGGGGCAGCATTACCAGCGCCTTGAGCAGCCGCAGCCGACCGAGACCGGCGACAAGGTGGAAGTGCGCGAGTTTTTCTGGTACGGCTGCCCGCACTGCTATGTGCTGGAGCCGTATCTTGACAACTGGCAGGTGCCGGAAAGCGCCGAATTCATCCGCACGCCGGCCACCTTCAACGAATTGTGGGCGACCCACGCGCGCGTCTATTATGTGCTGCAGGAAATGAAGAAACTGGATGAACTGCACGCGGTGTTCTTTGACGCGCTGCACAAGCGCAAACTGAGGCTGACCGACGCCGCCTCCATCGCCCGCTTTTTTGAAGGCCACGGCATTGCGGCGGACAAGTTTCAGAGCGCCTGGCGCTCGTTTCTGGTGGACACGAAAGTCGGCAAGGCCGACAAGGCCGTGCGCGCCTACGGGCTGAAAAGCGTGCCGTCGTTTGTTGTCAACGGCAAGTATCTGGTGTCGCCGAGCACCGTCACCAGTTACGCGCAGTTCATTGATGTGCTGGACTACCTGATTGCGCTGGAAGCGCGGTAG